From a region of the Marmota flaviventris isolate mMarFla1 chromosome 13, mMarFla1.hap1, whole genome shotgun sequence genome:
- the Coq4 gene encoding ubiquinone biosynthesis protein COQ4 homolog, mitochondrial has protein sequence MATLLCRALLPLRPLSSSTRPAADVPFRARIHGASRLYPDHIPTSPLQKALLAAGSAGMALYDPYRHDMIAVLGETTGCWTLKVLRDQMRKDPEGAQILQERPRISLSTLDLGKLQSLPEGSFGREYLRFLDVNRVSPDTRAPTRFVDDEELAYVIQRYREVHDMLHTLLGMPTNILGEIVVKWFEAVQTRLPMCILGALFGPVRLSAQSLQVLVSELIPWAVENGRRAPCVLNLYYEQRWEQSLSALREELGITAPPLCVRGRA, from the exons ATGGCGACGCTGCTGTGTCGGGCTCTGCTCCCCCTTCGTCCGCTCTCCAGCAGTACCCGGCCGGCTGCAG ATGTGCCCTTCCGGGCCAGGATCCATGGCGCCAGCCGGCTCTACCCGGACCACATCCCCACCTCCCCGCTGCAGAAGGCGCTGCTCGCCGCGGGCTCGGCGGGAATGGCGCTCTACGACCCGTACCGCCACG aCATGATTGCAGTTCTTGGGGAGACCACAGGATGCTGGACCCTGAAGGTCCTCAGGGACCAGATGAGGAAGGATCCAGAGGGTGCCCAGATCCTACA GGAGCGTCCCAGGATCTCACTGTCCACCCTGGACCTGGGCAAGCTCCAGAGCCTCCCTGAAGGCTCATTTGGCCGCGAGTATCTCCGTTTCCTGGATGTGAAT AGGGTCTCCCCAGACACCCGAGCACCCACCCGCTTCGTGGATGACGAAGAGCTAGCCTATGTGATCCAGCGTTACCGGGAGGTGCACGACATGCTTCACACCCTCTTGGGGATGCCTACCAACATCCTGG GGGAAATCGTGGTGAAATGGTTTGAGGCCGTGCAGACTCGTCTCCCCATGTGCATCCTGGGTGCACTCTTTGGACCAGTCCGTCTCAGTGCTCA GAGCCTGCAGGTGCTAGTCTCGGAGCTGATCCCGTGGGCAGTTGAGAATGGGCGCAGGGCCCCTTGCGTCCTCAACCTGTACTACGAGCAGCGCTGGGAGCAGTCCCTGAGTGCCCTGCGAGAGGAACTGGGCATCACAGCGCCGCCTCTGTGTGTCCGGGGCCGGGCCTAG
- the Slc27a4 gene encoding long-chain fatty acid transport protein 4 — MLLGASLVGLMVFSKLVLRLPWTQVGFSLLLLYLGSGGWRFIRIFIKTFRRDIFGGLVLLKVKAKVRRYLRDQKTVPVLFASTVQRHPNKTALIFEGTDTHWTFRQLDDYSSSVGNFLQARGLASGDVAALFMENRNEFVGLWLGMAKLGVEAALINTNLRRDALRHCLTTSQARALIFGSEMAPAVCEIHDSLDSSLILFCSGSWDPNTVPIGTEHLDPLLEDAPKHLPSRPDKGFTDKLFYIYTSGTTGLPKAAIVVHSRYYRMAALVYYGFRMQPDDIVYDCLPLYHSAGNIVGVGQCLIHGMTVVIRKKFSASRFWDDCVKYNCTIVQYIGELCRYLLNQPPREAETQHQVRMALGNGLRQSIWTNFSSRFHIPQVAEFYGATECNCSLGNFDSQVGACGFNSRILSFVYPIRLVRVNEDTMELIRGPDGVCIPCRPGQPGQLVGRIIQQDPLRRFDGYLNPGANNKKIAKDVFKKGDQAYLTGDVLVMDELGYLYFRDRTGDTFRWKGENVSTTEVEGTLSRLLDMADVAVYGVEVPGTEGRAGMAAVASSRGSCDLEHFGEALEKELPLYARPIFLRFLPELHKTGTYKFQKTELRKEGFDPAVVKDPLFYLDARKGCYVPLDQEAYARIQAGEEKL, encoded by the exons ATGCTGCTTGGGGCATCTTTGGTGGGGTTGATGGTGTTCTCCAAGCTGGTGCTGAGACTACCCTGGACCCAAGTGGGGTTCTCCCTGCTGCTTCTCTACTTGGGATCTGGTGGCTGGCGCTTCATCCGGATCTTCATCAAGACCTTCAGGCGTGATATCTT CGGCGGCCTGGTGCTCCTCAAGGTGAAAGCAAAGGTTCGACGGTACCTGCGGGATCAGAAAACTGTGCCCGTGTTGTTTGCCTCTACGGTACAGCGCCACCCCAACAAGACAGCCCTGATCTTCGAGGGCACAGACACCCACTGGACCTTCCGCCAGCTAGATGATTACTCAAGCAGCGTGGGCAACTTCCTGCAGGCCCGGGGCCTGGCTTCAGGCGATGTGGCTGCCCTTTTCATGGAGAACCGCAATGAGTTTGTGGGCCTGTGGCTTGGCATGGCCAAGCTGGGCGTGGAGGCGGCACTCATCAACACCAACCTCCGGCGTGATGCTCTGCGCCACTGCCTTACCACATCCCAGGCTCGTGCCCTTATTTTTGGTAGTGAGATGGCCCCAG CTGTATGTGAGATCCATGACAGCCTGGACTCCTCACTTATCCTTTTCTGCTCTGGCTCCTGGGACCCCAATACAGTGCCCATTGGCACAGAGCACCTGGACCCTCTGCTGGAAGATGCCCCCAAGCACCTACCAAGTCGCCCTGACAAGGGCTTCACAG ATAAACTCTTCTACATCTACACATCGGGCACCACAGGGCTACCCAAAGCTGCGATCGTGGTGCACAGCAG GTATTACCGCATGGCTGCCCTGGTGTACTACGGGTTCCGCATGCAGCCTGATGACATTGTCTATGACTGTCTCCCCCTTTACCATTCTGCAG GAAACATCGTGGGTGTTGGTCAGTGCTTGATCCATGGCATGACAGTAGTGATCCGAAAGAAGTTCTCAGCCTCCCGGTTCTGGGATGATTGTGTTAAATACAATTGCACA ATTGTGCAGTACATCGGTGAGCTGTGCCGCTATCTCCTGAACCAGCCGCCCCGGGAAGCGGAGACCCAGCACCAGGTGCGCATGGCTCTGGGTAACGGCCTCCGGCAGTCCATCTGGACCAACTTCTCCAGCCGCTTCCACATCCCCCAGGTGGCCGAGTTCTATGGAGCCACTGAGTGCAACTGCAGCCTAGGCAATTTTGACAGCCAG GTAGGAGCCTGTGGCTTTAACAGCCGTATCCTGTCCTTTGTGTACCCCATCCGGCTGGTGCGTGTCAACGAGGACACCATGGAGCTGATCCGGGGACCTGATGGCGTGTGCATTCCCTGCCGGCCAG GCCAGCCGGGCCAACTGGTAGGCCGCATCATCCAGCAAGACCCTCTGCGCCGCTTTGATGGCTACCTCAACCCGGGTGCTAACAACAAAAAGATTGCTAAGGATGTCTTTAAGAAGGGGGATCAAGCTTATCTCACTG GTGACGTGCTGGTGATGGATGAGCTAGGCTACCTGTATTTCCGAGATCGCACAGGCGACACATTCCGCTGGAAAGGGGAAAACGTGTCGACCACCGAGGTGGAGGGTACACTCAGCCGCCTACTGGACATGGCTGATGTGGCTGTATATGGTGTTGAGGTACCAG GAACTGAAGGTCGGGCCGGAATGGCTGCCGTGGCCAGCTCCAGAGGTAGCTGTGACCTGGAGCACTTTGGAGAGGCCTTAGAGAAGGAGCTGCCCCTGTATGCCCGACCCATCTTCCTGCGCTTCCTGCCTGAGCTGCACAAAACAG